A window of the Myxococcus fulvus genome harbors these coding sequences:
- a CDS encoding IPT/TIG domain-containing protein yields the protein MSRCLRSLLLVLPLLAVACGDDKEGNQPSEQTAPTVREITPSGGPIAGNTLINVYGSGFKDGAKLYLGEQEALRVVVVNAFRIYGYSPTATTAQVDVRVVNPDGAYGVLVKGFTYEGPPGRNIDQAEVINGNTEAVSGGQPVGVLVRGAITVAGLTRGVGQGGGVRAQVGFAPADSALLQQDSYTWEEATYEGDSDSGEADIYKGNVLLQPAIGGESREWVITIRFSIDGGTTWVMADGDGMANGVAENMLRRVFISRPRVDYCKLGPDGNRANPELFYRPTDTTLLKVAGQVYAAGITQGAGAGSGLVAQLGYGPVDSDPRDSAAWTWIPAVYKAEHGNNDEWEAELPNPGTEGQYKLAFRFSISENAWRVCDADGVNDSTEGELTFSLAKLGTLTVGTEAPKPPVSWCKIGEDQKDPEVINYQTTQTSGFKTVYAQVHMPGVTDKVGAGPGLSGQLGWGPAGEDPRTSQLWNWSTALAFNKDNFQVNDEWKATLPNPGTNGEYRYAVRFSGNGGPVRVCDGNGVDDGGQEFELDKLGQLTVTGEVVVPKVIGFCKLGPSDNPNPETVTYAAGAAATRKVLAQVFVQGVTTGAGAGTGIVGQLGWGPAGENPATSAQWNWATTAAYKDESGNNDQFETTLPNPGAVGSYRFTYRFKVNDGAYLLCDSDGNSGGATGFDPTKTGTLTVSAAQDISVNWCKLGGESNGPPPSEVYQVGQAPIDIYAQVYMEGVTPGTGGGTGIQGEVGYGPETDEPTAASWQWTTTGVAFNRESGGGNNDEWKAALPNPGTVGRYKFAIRFNVNGGAYRYCDADGLDNGFTLEQAGTLTVQAPTAADFCRLQSVSGTTVGSGDAVSVTGRVRLAGVTNGAGAGTGLQVQVGLGNADVDASTTPASFTWKAATYAREAEGEADTDEFTAELRPAYTTARAVSLRYSTDGSAWTYCDKDGSDVGGYSQGQQHALTVGNHSGIDYCRLQWPRKLSDLSGNRTMYGFIYEDGVTNAPPPATTLTAELGHGPKDQDPGVSTAWTWVAGTVNSDQNGDDEYKADLPANAALNHGYVWRFRVATGPYCYGDWQEGGVPGGSTNGLAPEDMGTVDVAPAP from the coding sequence ATGTCCCGTTGTCTGCGGTCCCTTCTTCTCGTGTTGCCGTTGCTCGCCGTGGCCTGTGGTGATGACAAGGAGGGCAATCAGCCCTCCGAGCAGACCGCGCCCACCGTGAGGGAAATCACCCCCTCGGGCGGTCCCATCGCGGGCAACACGCTCATCAATGTCTACGGGTCCGGCTTCAAGGACGGCGCGAAGCTCTACCTCGGCGAGCAGGAAGCCCTGCGCGTCGTGGTGGTCAACGCGTTCCGCATCTATGGCTACTCGCCCACGGCGACCACCGCGCAGGTGGACGTGCGGGTGGTGAACCCCGACGGCGCCTACGGCGTGCTGGTGAAGGGCTTCACCTACGAGGGCCCGCCGGGCAGGAACATCGACCAGGCGGAGGTCATCAACGGCAACACGGAGGCGGTCAGCGGCGGCCAGCCGGTGGGCGTGCTGGTGCGCGGCGCCATCACCGTGGCGGGCCTGACGCGCGGCGTGGGCCAGGGCGGAGGGGTGCGCGCGCAGGTGGGCTTCGCGCCCGCGGACTCGGCGCTGCTCCAGCAGGACAGCTACACCTGGGAGGAGGCCACGTACGAGGGCGACTCCGACAGCGGAGAGGCGGACATCTACAAGGGCAACGTGCTGCTCCAGCCGGCCATCGGCGGGGAGAGCCGCGAGTGGGTCATCACGATTCGCTTCTCCATCGACGGCGGCACCACGTGGGTGATGGCGGACGGCGACGGCATGGCCAACGGCGTGGCGGAGAACATGCTGCGCCGGGTGTTCATCTCCCGGCCGCGCGTGGACTACTGCAAGCTGGGCCCCGACGGGAACCGCGCCAACCCGGAGCTGTTCTACCGCCCCACGGACACCACGCTGCTCAAGGTGGCAGGCCAGGTGTACGCGGCGGGCATCACCCAGGGCGCCGGCGCGGGCTCGGGGCTGGTGGCGCAGCTGGGCTACGGTCCGGTGGACTCGGACCCGCGCGACTCCGCGGCGTGGACGTGGATTCCGGCCGTCTACAAGGCCGAGCACGGCAACAACGACGAGTGGGAGGCGGAGCTGCCCAACCCCGGCACCGAGGGCCAGTACAAGCTCGCCTTCCGCTTCAGCATCAGTGAGAACGCCTGGCGCGTGTGCGACGCGGACGGCGTCAACGACAGCACCGAGGGCGAGCTGACGTTCAGCCTGGCCAAACTGGGCACGCTCACCGTGGGCACCGAGGCGCCGAAGCCGCCGGTGAGCTGGTGCAAGATTGGCGAGGACCAGAAGGACCCCGAGGTCATCAACTACCAGACCACGCAGACGTCGGGCTTCAAGACCGTCTACGCGCAGGTCCACATGCCGGGGGTGACGGACAAGGTGGGCGCGGGCCCGGGCCTGTCCGGTCAGCTCGGCTGGGGTCCCGCGGGCGAGGACCCGCGCACCTCGCAGCTGTGGAACTGGTCCACGGCGCTGGCGTTCAACAAGGATAACTTCCAGGTCAACGACGAGTGGAAGGCCACGCTGCCCAACCCGGGCACCAACGGCGAGTACCGCTACGCGGTGCGCTTCAGCGGCAACGGCGGCCCGGTGCGCGTGTGCGACGGCAACGGCGTGGATGACGGCGGCCAGGAGTTCGAGCTGGACAAGCTGGGCCAGCTCACCGTCACCGGCGAGGTGGTGGTGCCCAAGGTCATCGGCTTCTGCAAGCTGGGGCCCTCGGACAACCCCAACCCGGAGACGGTGACGTACGCGGCGGGCGCCGCGGCCACCCGCAAGGTGCTGGCGCAGGTGTTCGTGCAGGGCGTGACGACGGGCGCGGGCGCGGGCACGGGCATCGTGGGGCAGCTGGGCTGGGGCCCCGCGGGTGAGAACCCGGCCACGTCCGCGCAGTGGAACTGGGCGACGACGGCCGCCTACAAGGACGAGTCCGGCAACAACGACCAGTTCGAGACCACCCTGCCCAACCCCGGCGCGGTGGGCAGCTACCGCTTCACCTACCGCTTCAAGGTGAATGACGGCGCGTACCTGCTGTGCGACTCGGACGGAAACAGCGGCGGGGCCACGGGCTTCGACCCGACGAAGACGGGCACGCTCACCGTGAGCGCGGCGCAGGACATCTCCGTCAACTGGTGCAAGCTGGGCGGCGAGTCCAACGGTCCGCCCCCCAGCGAGGTGTACCAGGTGGGTCAGGCCCCCATCGACATCTACGCCCAGGTCTACATGGAGGGCGTCACCCCGGGCACGGGCGGCGGCACCGGCATCCAGGGCGAGGTGGGCTACGGCCCGGAGACGGACGAGCCGACCGCGGCGAGCTGGCAGTGGACCACCACGGGGGTTGCGTTCAACCGTGAGTCCGGTGGCGGCAACAACGACGAGTGGAAGGCCGCGCTGCCCAACCCGGGCACGGTGGGCCGCTACAAGTTCGCCATCCGCTTCAACGTGAACGGCGGCGCGTACCGCTACTGCGACGCGGATGGGCTCGACAACGGCTTCACGCTCGAGCAGGCCGGCACGCTGACGGTGCAGGCGCCGACGGCGGCGGACTTCTGCCGGCTGCAGAGCGTGAGCGGGACGACGGTGGGCAGCGGCGACGCCGTCTCCGTGACGGGCCGGGTGCGCCTCGCGGGCGTCACCAACGGCGCGGGCGCGGGCACGGGGCTCCAGGTGCAGGTGGGCCTGGGCAACGCGGACGTGGACGCGTCCACCACCCCGGCCTCCTTCACCTGGAAGGCCGCGACCTACGCGCGGGAGGCCGAGGGTGAGGCGGACACGGACGAGTTCACCGCGGAGCTGCGGCCGGCCTACACCACGGCCCGGGCGGTCAGCCTGCGCTACAGCACGGACGGCTCGGCCTGGACGTACTGCGACAAGGACGGCAGCGACGTGGGCGGCTACAGCCAGGGCCAGCAGCACGCCCTCACCGTGGGCAACCACTCCGGCATCGACTACTGCCGCCTGCAGTGGCCCCGGAAGCTCAGCGACCTGTCGGGCAACCGGACCATGTACGGGTTCATCTATGAGGACGGCGTCACCAACGCCCCGCCCCCGGCCACCACCCTGACGGCGGAGCTGGGCCACGGCCCCAAGGACCAGGACCCGGGCGTGAGCACCGCCTGGACCTGGGTGGCCGGCACGGTGAACAGCGACCAGAACGGCGACGATGAGTACAAGGCCGACCTCCCGGCCAACGCGGCGTTGAACCACGGCTACGTGTGGCGCTTCCGCGTGGCCACCGGCCCCTACTGCTACGGGGACTGGCAGGAGGGTGGCGTCCCGGGCGGCTCGACCAACGGCCTGGCCCCCGAAGACATGGGCACGGTCGACGTCGCTCCCGCTCCCTAG
- a CDS encoding cell wall protein translates to MQGAVQESFASLVASLRRLSERMSGQPITTPRAAPKAPVAPQPPPKVEAVVEQPVACAVIGCRQPVRTLGYCSAHYQKRRQMIATGRLHSAWVEHAAPNSLPDVILSRRRRSESREEKPTPAAAPAAPAGPRVWVRKKGQTAAQGDDATNPATLAAALRASDGDAADTVKRWAEEFLANKRRN, encoded by the coding sequence GTGCAGGGCGCCGTGCAGGAGTCGTTCGCCTCGCTGGTGGCCTCGCTGCGCCGCCTGTCCGAGCGCATGAGCGGGCAACCCATCACCACGCCGCGCGCGGCCCCCAAGGCCCCCGTCGCGCCCCAGCCTCCCCCCAAGGTGGAGGCCGTCGTCGAGCAGCCCGTCGCCTGCGCCGTCATCGGCTGTCGCCAGCCGGTCCGCACGCTCGGCTACTGCTCCGCGCACTACCAGAAGCGTCGCCAGATGATTGCGACAGGCCGGCTGCACTCCGCCTGGGTGGAGCACGCCGCGCCGAACTCCCTTCCGGATGTCATCCTGTCGCGCCGCCGTCGCTCGGAGTCGCGTGAGGAGAAGCCCACTCCCGCGGCTGCTCCCGCCGCTCCCGCGGGCCCGCGCGTCTGGGTTCGCAAGAAGGGCCAGACGGCCGCCCAGGGCGACGACGCCACCAATCCGGCCACGCTGGCCGCGGCCCTGCGCGCGTCTGACGGCGACGCGGCGGACACGGTGAAGCGCTGGGCCGAGGAGTTCCTGGCGAACAAGCGTCGCAATTAG
- a CDS encoding alpha/beta hydrolase family protein encodes MKKSELSFRLGLLLALAWSSAAGAQALSSFSATYRGGGTSLCGSTYNLRGQEPAASGKYPVFIYTVGTTENYDHSSALAAVEEMAQRGYVAATVEYDNATFGSCSTLTARSRCIFDGSRSTSAVGTLCSRAKADCSKGIVVSGFSQGSIMAILAKNHDSRVQAAYGLGAGVQYSIYNLSSCVANGNRALPSSRLRIINGEQDAFVGPTESQVRAQNTDTTGYSCPLATSCLQSNGSGWYIIKDSQVGDLNADHCYMRTGSCVGLLLDTTWRSGSQPWSLRTNLNWLTQFTTP; translated from the coding sequence ATGAAGAAGAGCGAGCTGAGCTTCCGTCTTGGATTGCTGCTGGCCCTGGCCTGGTCCTCCGCCGCGGGGGCGCAGGCGTTGAGCAGCTTCTCGGCGACGTACCGGGGAGGCGGCACGTCGCTGTGCGGCTCCACGTACAACCTGCGCGGCCAGGAGCCCGCGGCCTCGGGCAAGTACCCGGTGTTCATCTACACGGTGGGCACCACGGAGAACTATGACCACTCCTCGGCGCTGGCGGCGGTGGAGGAGATGGCGCAGCGCGGCTATGTCGCGGCCACCGTCGAGTATGACAACGCCACGTTCGGCTCGTGCTCCACGCTGACGGCCCGCTCGCGCTGCATCTTCGATGGCAGCCGGTCCACCAGCGCGGTGGGCACGCTGTGCTCGCGCGCCAAGGCGGACTGCTCGAAGGGAATCGTGGTGTCGGGCTTCAGCCAGGGCTCCATCATGGCCATCCTCGCCAAGAACCACGACTCGCGCGTGCAGGCCGCGTATGGCCTGGGCGCCGGTGTCCAGTACTCCATCTACAACCTGTCCTCCTGCGTCGCCAATGGCAACCGCGCGCTGCCCAGCAGCCGCCTGCGCATCATCAACGGCGAGCAGGACGCCTTCGTCGGCCCGACGGAGTCCCAAGTGCGCGCGCAGAACACGGACACGACGGGCTACTCCTGCCCGCTCGCCACGTCCTGCCTGCAGAGCAACGGCAGCGGCTGGTACATCATCAAGGACAGCCAGGTGGGGGACCTCAACGCCGACCACTGCTACATGCGCACGGGCAGCTGCGTGGGGCTCCTGCTCGACACCACCTGGCGCTCGGGCAGCCAGCCCTGGTCCCTGCGCACCAACCTGAACTGGCTGACCCAGTTCACCACGCCCTGA
- a CDS encoding NAD(P)H-binding protein, giving the protein MTSSSSILILGASGTTGRRVTRLLRGQGHSVRAASRNSDIHFDWTDSSTWEAALGASSRLYLMAPHDMPFPPEFVSLAVSRSVRRIVLLSSQGIEIMGDKRLMAAERLVRGAGVEWTVIRPDWFNQNFDEGFFRPSVLAGRIALPVGDTKQAFVDADDIAAVVATALTEDGHAGRSYDLSGPRALGFAEAAAIIGRAAEREVHFAGDPDTYRAEQKTLGLPDEAIQGAIQAFSALKERGDAAPTDTVRAVTGRAPKPFETYAAEAAASGAWAP; this is encoded by the coding sequence ATGACCTCTTCCTCAAGCATCCTCATCCTGGGCGCGAGCGGCACCACCGGACGACGTGTCACCCGGCTCCTGCGCGGCCAGGGCCACTCCGTGCGAGCCGCCTCCCGGAACTCCGACATCCACTTCGACTGGACGGATTCGAGCACCTGGGAGGCCGCGCTCGGCGCGTCCTCGCGCCTGTACCTCATGGCGCCCCACGACATGCCCTTCCCTCCGGAGTTCGTGTCGCTCGCCGTGTCCCGGAGCGTGCGCCGCATCGTGCTCCTGTCGAGCCAGGGCATCGAAATCATGGGGGACAAGCGCCTGATGGCCGCCGAGCGGCTGGTGCGCGGCGCGGGCGTGGAGTGGACCGTCATCCGCCCCGACTGGTTCAACCAGAACTTCGACGAGGGCTTCTTCCGCCCGTCCGTCCTCGCCGGACGCATCGCCCTGCCCGTCGGGGACACGAAGCAGGCCTTCGTCGACGCCGACGACATCGCCGCCGTCGTGGCCACCGCCCTGACGGAGGACGGCCACGCGGGCCGGAGCTACGACCTCAGCGGCCCCCGGGCCCTGGGCTTCGCCGAGGCCGCCGCCATCATCGGCCGCGCCGCCGAACGCGAGGTCCACTTCGCCGGCGACCCGGACACCTACCGCGCCGAGCAGAAGACGCTGGGGCTCCCCGACGAAGCCATCCAGGGCGCCATCCAGGCCTTCTCCGCCCTGAAGGAGCGCGGGGACGCCGCCCCCACCGACACGGTGCGCGCCGTCACCGGACGGGCCCCCAAGCCGTTCGAGACCTACGCCGCCGAGGCCGCGGCCTCCGGCGCCTGGGCCCCTTGA
- a CDS encoding alpha/beta hydrolase family protein: MGFNLNRRSLLHVGLGLTGGLALLRAPSALSAPASTPGTTPPAEEPQRPWYELGLLEDDPVMQNQLLHFLAATYSAQADIGEVLDTATRIDVNDDWSWPTEWVSTADRLRGMAEASLTRHHKTSAGHAYLRAANYYRAALIHHPEPSHPSVLQTGRRAVDAYNKALVLLKMPGTPVRIPYENTTLPGYLFRARGTRGPAPLLIFQQGRDAWPEESKYVVDAALERGYHCLLVHAPGQGMAIREQNLPFRPDWEKVITPVVDFAVRISGVDSRRIALLGWSMGGALVPRAAAFERRIKLLIPNPGVLDWGQSQFDNFNGYFPELMALLDTDPAAFDAAMYQLMTQVFLYRWYMRDAMHKHGASSPSDLMFKLRTFTNRPVVERIRCRTLVMDGTAEAYSGGQGKLLFDALTCPKDYLLFTAEDTGLLHCQEAAQAVANHRMFDWFDEYI; the protein is encoded by the coding sequence ATGGGTTTCAACCTGAATCGACGTTCCCTGCTGCACGTGGGCCTGGGGCTCACCGGCGGGCTCGCGCTGCTGCGCGCGCCTTCCGCCCTGTCGGCGCCGGCCTCCACGCCGGGCACGACGCCTCCAGCCGAGGAGCCCCAGCGCCCCTGGTATGAGCTGGGGTTGCTGGAAGACGACCCCGTCATGCAGAACCAGCTCCTGCACTTCCTGGCCGCGACCTACAGCGCCCAGGCGGACATCGGCGAGGTGCTGGACACCGCGACGCGCATCGACGTGAACGATGACTGGAGCTGGCCCACCGAGTGGGTGAGCACCGCGGACCGCCTGCGCGGCATGGCCGAGGCCAGCCTCACCCGACACCACAAGACGAGCGCCGGCCACGCCTACCTGCGCGCGGCCAACTACTACCGCGCCGCGCTCATCCACCACCCCGAACCCAGCCACCCGAGCGTGCTGCAGACGGGGCGCCGCGCGGTGGACGCGTACAACAAGGCGCTCGTCCTGCTGAAGATGCCGGGCACCCCGGTGCGCATCCCCTACGAGAACACCACCCTGCCCGGCTACCTCTTCCGGGCGAGGGGCACGCGGGGCCCCGCGCCCCTGCTCATCTTCCAGCAGGGCCGCGACGCCTGGCCGGAGGAGTCCAAGTACGTGGTGGACGCCGCGCTGGAGCGCGGCTACCACTGCCTGCTCGTCCACGCCCCCGGCCAGGGCATGGCCATCCGCGAGCAGAACCTGCCGTTCCGTCCGGACTGGGAGAAGGTCATCACGCCCGTGGTGGACTTCGCGGTGCGAATCTCCGGCGTGGACTCCCGCAGGATTGCCCTGCTCGGCTGGAGCATGGGCGGCGCCCTGGTGCCGCGCGCGGCCGCCTTCGAGCGGCGCATCAAGCTGCTCATCCCCAACCCGGGCGTGCTCGACTGGGGCCAGTCGCAGTTCGACAACTTCAACGGCTACTTCCCGGAGCTGATGGCGCTGCTCGACACCGACCCCGCCGCCTTCGACGCGGCCATGTACCAGCTCATGACCCAGGTGTTCCTGTACCGCTGGTACATGCGCGACGCCATGCACAAACACGGCGCCAGCTCCCCCTCGGACCTGATGTTCAAGCTGAGGACCTTCACCAACCGGCCCGTCGTCGAGCGCATCCGCTGCCGCACGCTCGTCATGGACGGCACGGCGGAGGCGTACTCCGGCGGACAGGGGAAGCTGCTCTTCGACGCGCTGACCTGCCCCAAGGACTACCTGCTCTTCACCGCGGAGGACACCGGCCTGTTGCACTGCCAGGAGGCCGCCCAGGCCGTCGCCAATCACCGCATGTTCGACTGGTTCGACGAATACATCTGA
- a CDS encoding outer membrane beta-barrel protein, with translation MTSRTQMMLCSMSFALIAAPAFAQDDAAEGYSEEGYVREDSSAGEGKGFALGLRAGFAVPYGDLAGNPNGDGDGAPVGDLVSSVIPLELNAGYFFNKNFYLGAFFQYGLGSLNTPEVEGEEDPCSVDGVSCSASQLRFGINAAYHFDATPLVDPWVGVGIGYEILNTKISLELLGEELSVKTSVKGFEFVSAQGGVDFRITPKFSVGPYITATVGQYSSASLDDGEDEESQDIEEKAIHGWINGGVRAQFRF, from the coding sequence ATGACCAGCCGCACCCAGATGATGCTGTGCTCGATGTCCTTCGCCCTCATCGCCGCCCCCGCGTTCGCGCAGGATGACGCGGCGGAGGGCTACTCCGAAGAGGGTTATGTCCGCGAGGACTCGTCCGCCGGTGAGGGCAAGGGCTTCGCGCTCGGCCTGCGCGCGGGCTTCGCCGTTCCGTACGGCGACCTGGCGGGGAACCCGAACGGCGACGGTGACGGCGCCCCGGTCGGTGACCTGGTCTCGAGCGTGATTCCGCTGGAGCTCAACGCGGGCTACTTCTTCAACAAGAACTTCTACCTGGGCGCCTTCTTCCAGTACGGCCTGGGCTCGCTCAACACGCCCGAGGTGGAGGGTGAGGAGGACCCCTGCAGCGTCGACGGCGTGAGCTGCAGCGCCAGCCAGCTGCGCTTCGGTATCAACGCGGCCTATCACTTCGACGCGACGCCGCTGGTGGACCCCTGGGTGGGCGTGGGCATCGGCTACGAAATCCTGAACACGAAGATCTCCCTCGAGCTGCTGGGCGAGGAGCTGTCCGTCAAGACGTCCGTGAAGGGCTTCGAGTTCGTCTCCGCGCAGGGCGGTGTCGACTTCCGCATCACGCCGAAGTTCTCGGTGGGCCCCTACATCACCGCGACGGTCGGCCAGTACTCGTCGGCGTCCCTCGACGATGGTGAGGACGAGGAGTCGCAGGACATCGAGGAGAAGGCCATCCACGGGTGGATCAACGGCGGCGTGCGCGCGCAGTTCCGGTTCTAA
- a CDS encoding NADH:flavin oxidoreductase: protein MAGLFDPLVLREGVVARNRVWLAPLTNKQSHADGTLSDAELHFLERRAQGGFGLVETCAAHVQQDGKAWSGELGVHDDAMLPGLRRLAEKVHQGGALLSAQLFHGGLRADPTVSGMPRWSASAHVGAEECREGTEAEIEAVIASFASAARRCAQAGFDGVELHGAHGYLLSQFLSTTYNRRADRWGGSLENRSRLIRQTLAAVRKAAPSLVLAVRLSPEDFGQARGLDLDESLDVARMLADEGMDILHLSLWRAGLNTTKRPQEHATDLFRRAVPAHVKMVVAGAIWTKEDAEAQLSRGADAVALGRSAIANHDWPERIQRGAPIHQPPLSVDLLRAEGVSPGFVDYLRGWKNFVAT from the coding sequence ATGGCAGGACTGTTCGACCCCCTGGTGCTGAGAGAAGGCGTCGTCGCGCGCAACCGCGTCTGGCTGGCGCCGCTCACCAACAAGCAGAGCCACGCCGACGGAACCCTCTCCGACGCGGAGCTCCACTTCCTGGAGCGTCGCGCCCAAGGTGGCTTCGGGCTGGTGGAGACGTGCGCGGCGCACGTCCAGCAGGATGGCAAGGCCTGGTCCGGCGAGCTGGGCGTGCACGATGACGCGATGTTGCCGGGCCTGCGCCGGCTCGCCGAGAAGGTCCACCAGGGCGGCGCGCTGCTGTCCGCGCAGCTCTTCCACGGGGGCCTGCGCGCGGACCCCACCGTGAGCGGGATGCCGCGCTGGAGCGCGAGCGCGCATGTCGGAGCGGAGGAGTGCCGCGAGGGCACGGAAGCCGAGATCGAAGCCGTCATCGCGTCCTTCGCGAGCGCGGCCCGGCGCTGCGCCCAGGCGGGCTTCGACGGGGTGGAGCTGCACGGCGCGCACGGCTATCTGCTGTCGCAATTCCTGAGCACCACCTACAACCGCCGCGCGGACCGCTGGGGCGGCTCGCTGGAGAACCGCTCACGCCTCATCCGCCAGACATTGGCCGCGGTGCGAAAGGCGGCCCCCTCGCTGGTGCTCGCGGTGCGCCTGTCACCCGAGGACTTCGGTCAGGCGCGCGGGTTGGATCTGGATGAGAGCCTGGACGTCGCGCGGATGCTCGCGGACGAGGGCATGGACATCCTCCACCTGTCGCTCTGGCGCGCGGGGCTCAACACCACCAAGCGCCCCCAGGAGCACGCGACGGACCTGTTCCGCCGGGCCGTGCCCGCCCACGTGAAGATGGTCGTCGCCGGCGCCATCTGGACGAAGGAGGACGCCGAGGCGCAGCTGTCGCGCGGCGCGGACGCGGTGGCCCTGGGCCGCTCCGCCATCGCCAACCACGACTGGCCCGAGCGCATCCAGCGCGGTGCTCCCATCCATCAGCCCCCCCTCTCCGTCGACCTCCTGCGGGCCGAGGGCGTCTCCCCGGGCTTCGTCGACTATCTGCGCGGCTGGAAGAACTTCGTCGCGACCTGA
- a CDS encoding DUF6766 family protein, whose product MADTTQSGSPKRGARAFLSNNGLSLVLLAAFLVCWVGQAVSGFLHHNEEQRQHGQPEARFGEYLRSGDFLEATFENWESEFFQMGAFVILAAFLKQKGSGESKDLNGGKKEEDKDLEPQEGSPAPLHRGGLALKLYSHSLSIALFSLFIVCFGLHAVTGAAARNEEALAHGEAAITVLQYLVSSQFWFESFQNWQSEFLSVAALVLLSIWLREKGSPESKPVNAPHARTGK is encoded by the coding sequence ATGGCGGATACCACTCAATCGGGGTCTCCGAAGAGAGGCGCGCGCGCATTCCTGTCCAACAATGGGCTGTCGCTGGTCCTGCTCGCCGCGTTCCTCGTGTGCTGGGTGGGGCAGGCCGTGTCCGGCTTCCTCCACCACAACGAGGAGCAGCGCCAGCATGGGCAGCCCGAGGCGCGGTTCGGCGAGTACCTGCGCTCGGGCGACTTCCTGGAGGCCACGTTCGAGAACTGGGAGAGCGAGTTCTTCCAGATGGGCGCCTTCGTCATCCTGGCGGCCTTCCTCAAGCAGAAGGGCTCCGGTGAGTCGAAGGACCTGAACGGCGGCAAGAAGGAAGAGGACAAGGACCTGGAGCCCCAGGAAGGCTCCCCGGCGCCGCTCCATCGCGGGGGGCTGGCGCTCAAGCTCTACAGCCACTCGCTGTCCATCGCCCTCTTCTCGCTGTTCATCGTGTGCTTCGGCCTGCACGCCGTCACCGGCGCCGCGGCCCGCAACGAAGAGGCCCTGGCGCACGGTGAGGCGGCCATCACCGTGCTCCAGTACCTGGTGTCCTCCCAGTTCTGGTTCGAGTCCTTCCAGAACTGGCAGAGCGAGTTCCTCTCCGTCGCGGCCCTCGTCCTGCTGTCCATCTGGCTGCGGGAGAAGGGCAGCCCCGAGTCCAAGCCCGTCAACGCGCCGCACGCCCGGACCGGCAAGTAG
- a CDS encoding fatty acid desaturase family protein, producing MSSSTPSTVALPFDDPKPLRAELRRVMPAESFEPQPHRGVIALALVPVMLASMWLLAWGGLPWWACLPLSFVLGQMVTTVGLAAHEALHHAVFRSRRWEDVIGWVGFGPFLVTPGNWRAWHVQAHHSAANIHQRDPDILPRQPDLGTQRFARMFHAISPGSGTWLSYVSFSLFFTAQGQAFLWHHIDQPHLRHVRMNRSKERLLTVLLVLGWGALGWAMGPRGAFFALVFPLVVANITLMVYIATNHWLQPASEDHDNPFVNTASVKTHPVMDWAHLNFSYHQEHHIFPAMSPRFAPLLRQRLRELSPKASTVYPHVQALRTLYSRPALYSPTEAGTWVGPHGTPTVTSGELRSRLESPA from the coding sequence ATGAGCTCCTCCACACCGTCGACGGTCGCCCTGCCTTTCGATGACCCCAAGCCGCTCCGCGCGGAGCTGCGCCGGGTGATGCCCGCCGAATCCTTCGAGCCTCAACCCCACCGGGGCGTCATCGCGCTGGCCCTGGTGCCGGTGATGCTGGCCTCCATGTGGCTGCTCGCCTGGGGCGGTCTGCCCTGGTGGGCCTGCCTCCCGCTCTCCTTCGTGTTGGGACAGATGGTCACCACCGTGGGGCTCGCGGCCCACGAGGCGCTGCACCACGCCGTCTTCAGGAGCCGGCGCTGGGAGGACGTCATCGGCTGGGTCGGCTTCGGCCCGTTCCTCGTCACCCCGGGCAACTGGCGCGCGTGGCATGTGCAGGCGCATCACAGCGCCGCGAACATCCACCAGAGAGACCCGGACATCCTCCCGCGGCAGCCGGACCTGGGCACCCAGCGCTTCGCGCGGATGTTCCACGCGATTTCACCGGGCTCCGGCACCTGGCTGAGCTACGTCAGCTTCAGCCTGTTCTTCACCGCGCAGGGGCAGGCCTTCCTGTGGCACCACATCGACCAGCCCCACCTGCGGCACGTGCGCATGAATCGCTCGAAGGAGCGCCTCCTCACGGTGCTCCTGGTGCTCGGCTGGGGCGCGCTGGGCTGGGCCATGGGGCCGCGCGGGGCCTTCTTCGCGCTCGTGTTCCCCCTCGTCGTCGCCAACATCACGTTGATGGTCTACATCGCCACCAACCACTGGCTGCAGCCGGCGTCCGAGGACCACGACAACCCCTTCGTGAACACCGCGAGCGTCAAGACGCACCCGGTGATGGACTGGGCCCACCTCAACTTCAGCTATCACCAGGAGCACCACATCTTCCCGGCGATGAGCCCCCGCTTCGCGCCGCTGCTGCGCCAGCGACTGCGTGAGCTGAGCCCCAAGGCCTCCACCGTCTATCCCCACGTCCAGGCGCTGCGCACGCTGTATTCGAGGCCGGCGCTGTACTCGCCCACGGAGGCGGGGACCTGGGTGGGGCCTCACGGGACACCCACGGTGACGAGCGGCGAGCTGCGAAGCCGCCTCGAATCCCCCGCGTGA